The Nostoc cf. commune SO-36 genomic sequence CTTGCAAGATATTTTAAGTTTGAGAGAAGAAGATGTAGCACCAATAGAAGCAAGGTTTATTAATCAACAAAAACCATCTGAACCTGTTCTAGAAAATGAACCTAATCAATTTGAGTTTGACATCGTGAAGGTGGATGCTCAAGGACAAACCATCAACAGCAGTAAAGGACGCGCCAAGTTTTTTAGAGAAAGCTTGGGTAATGACGTAGTTCTGGAAATGGTGTCAATTCCTGGTGGTGAATTTCTCATGGGTTCACCAGAGAGTGAGCCAGAAAGAACTAGCGATGAAAGTCCACAGCACTCCGTCACCATTCAACCCTTTTTTATGGGTAAATTTCCCGTAACTCAGAGCCAATGGAAAGCCGTTGCTGCTTTACCCAAGGTTAATATTGATTTAAATCCCGAACCATCCAATTTTCAAGGTGCTAATCGACCTGTTGAACAGGTTTCTTGGGATGATGCAATTGAGTTTTGCGCTCGGCTATCTAAAAAGACTCAAGAAACCTATCGCTTACCCAGTGAGGCAGAATGGGAATATGCATGTCGTGCGGGAACGACTACGCCGTTTTATTTTGGCGAAACGATTACAACTGATTTAGCGAATTACCAAGTCCAGTATGGGGAAACAACAGATGTAGGGAAATTTCCTGCCAACCCCTTTGGTTTATTTGATATGCATGGTAATATATGGGAATGGTGTCAGGATGAGTGGCACAAAAATTATAACGGAGCGCCAAAAAACGGAAGCGCTTGGTTAGCTGATAATAATCAAGATCGGCTGCTGCGTGGTGGTTCTTGGCTCAGCGATACCAGGTCTTGCCGCTCGGCGTATCGCGGCTATTACGCGCGTGTCAATCGTAACGGCAGCGTGGGTTTTCGGGTTGTGTTGGTTCGTGGCAGGACTTAGTAGCCCTTTACACTATTGCCCTTTAGCACTCTGCTCTTTATTTCTTCACCCTTCTTAATGTCTCGCGCTCTGCGCGATCAATTTTTTATTTAATTTTGTATGGATGAGTGATTTACCAATAATACAAAAAACTTACGATTTAATCAAGTGGTATGTACCAATTTTAAATCGTCTTCCTAGAGATCATAAATTTTTGCTAGGAAATCGGATTATTACAGAACTATACAATTTATTAGATGTTCTGATCATAGCACGGTATGCTAAAGAGAAATTAGCCCATTTAGAATTATTGAATAGTAAGTTAGATATTTTGCGCTATCAAACTCGTTTACTTTTAGAATTTAACTTAATTCAGACAGAACGTTATGAATATGCTCAAAAACTTTTAAATGAGATTGGCACTGATTTGGGTGGATGGATAAAACAGCAAAAAATTAAACCAGGTATTTCCAATTAAAAAATATTCCACCAGCAACTTTAGAATGAAATTATTAATAACCCAGGCGATTAGAAATCGCGGCTACACAGACAAAACCCACCTGCGTGGGTTAATTTAAATGAAACGATATGGAAATCTTTGGAATGAAATTATAGCATTTGAGAATTTGCTATCAGCCGCCCAGCAAGCACAACGGGGTAAAACGTTTTCGAGAGAATGTTTTAGAGTTTAATTACAATCTAGAGCAAGAGTTATTTCAACTGCAAGAAGAATTACAGTTCAAAAACATACCGTCCTGGAAACTACACCACATTTCAAATTTTTGAACCCAAACTGCGAATAATTTCAGCCGCTCCTTATCGTGACAGAGTTGTGCATCATGCTCTGTGTAACGTCATTTTTCCCATATTTGAACGCACATTTATCAGCGATTCCTACGCAAATCGTGTTGGTTTTGGCTCTCACCGCGCTTTACATCGCTTTACTAAATTTGCTCGTTCCAGCCGTTATGTTCTGCAAGCTGATATTCGTAAATATTTTCCTAGTATCGACCATGAAATATTGAAATCACTGATATATCGTAAAATTAAATGTCCTGATATACTCTGGTTAATCAATACCATTATTGATAGTAGCAATCATCAAGAGCCAGTACTTAATTATTTTATTGGAGATGATTTACTCACACCTCTTGAAAGAAGACATGGTATACCAATTGGCAATCTAACCAGCCAATTTTTTGCAAATATATATCTAAATAGCTTTGACCATTTTGTTAAAGAACAAATCAAAGCATCTCAATATATTCGTTATGTAGACGATTTTGCCTTATTTTCAGATGACAAAGTGTTTTTGCAAAACGCCAGAGTTAGAATAGAGGAATATCTTGCAGCTTTAAGAGTTAAAATGCATCCAATCAAAAGCCAATTGTTTGAACCAAAACACGGACGCTAATTTTGTTGGATTTCGCCTTTTACCAGACCGGATTAGGGTACGCAGTGATAATCTGCGTCTGGCAAGAAAAAGATTACGGAAAATGCTCTGCGACTATCATCAAAGAAAAATTGAATATGAAAAAATGTGTGAATCAATGCAGAGTTGGGTTGCCCACTTAAAGCATGGTAATACATGGCAGTTGCGCCAGCAAATATTTATTACTTGGCAATTAGAAAATGTTGTAAGTCAATTCTCTACTTCCGAGTCTATTGTGTTAATGTAAACAATGGGGTAGGCGACATCGGCTGCTGCGTGGTGGTTCGTGGAACAACAATCCCAGGAATTGCCGCTCGGCGTATCGCAACTATAACGCGCGTGACAATCGTAACAACAACGTGGGTTTTCGGATTGTGTTGGTTCGTGGCAGTACTCTTTTGTGTCAGAACTGGTGAATGGGAATTCATCGGGCGTACCAAAAAAGAGTCCAGGCCTAATCCAGTGAGGTTGATGACGATCTCCGAATATAAAACCGAGTCGGATAGCTGGTAGGCTGTAAAGGTCGAACAGTTGTCCGATTCACCTAATTTTAAAGTAATTTCGACTGCTTATAATATCTGCCTTACGTCTTTTATTACTCTGAAAAAATAAAATATTTGTAGGTTGGGTTGAACTTTAGTAAAACCCAACAAAATCAAGAATTCTTACTGTTGGGTTTCCTTCCTCAACCCAACCTACCGCTAGCTAGATAAATGATCAATATTAGTTATTGCGATCGCACGACGTTTCGTATTCTCAGATGAGCCTAGTGTATGATTAATAAGGTTAATCGGTTCTGGTGGGAGTCAGCTACCAGAGGTAACGGGGAAAGTTCGGTGCAAATCCGGCGCTGTCCCGCAACTGTGAACCAATTTGAGGTTAAGTAACTAAGTAATCGAAAATCCCAAATTGAGTAAGTCAGGATGCCCGCCGAAATAAATTTATCAATTCCACATCTCTGCGAGGTACAGATGACTACTACTGTAAATATTTCCCCAACTAGCCCCTTGGGTGTTGCTGAACATACTTTATTTGTTTGCAAAACTTGTGCCAGTACTTGGCAAGATGGAAAACGCTTAGGTGAAAGTGGTGGTCAAAAACTTCTACACCAACTTCAGCAGCTTGCACAAGATTGGGATTTACGAGATCAATTCCCAATTCAAGAAGTTGAATGCATGAGTGCCTGTAATCGTTCTTGTGTAGTCGCCTTTTCTGCTAAAGGCAAATTAACATATTTATTTGGTGATTTAGCCGTTGATGATAGTGCATCTGCGGTACTGGAATGTGCTAGCCAATACTATGCTAAAGCAGATGGTTTACTACCTTGGTCAGAGCGTCCAGAAGCGTTAAAAAAAGGCATTTTGGCAAAGATTCCATCTTTATCTTAATGATGCGCGTTTTGATTTTGGGTGGGACGGGAGATGCCGCAGAATTAGCTGCCATTGCGACTAGCCAAGGGTTAGAAGTAATTACGTCTCTAGCTGGGCGCACTCGTGAACCTTCAATACCGTTGGGTGATTTACGGGTTGGAGGCTTTGGCGGTGTGGCTGGATTGGCTAGCTATCTGCGAGTTATGCAAATCGACTTATTAATTGATGCAACCCATCCTTTTGCTAATCAGATTTCCTTCAATGCGGCAGATGCGGCAGCAGAAGTTGGAGTACCCCGTCTGATGTTAATTCGTCCGCCTTGGGAAAAAGTCAGTGGCGATCGCTGGATTGAAGTTGATAGCGTTGAAGCCGCAGCAGCATCTCTGCAAAACCAAGCACAGCGAGTATTTTTGACAGTTGGTAGGCAAGAACTTGCCGCTTTTGCTCACCTAGATAAAATTTGGTTTCTAATGCGGATGATTGACCCTCCTGGCAATGATGCTTTGCTGCCGCCGGGGATGGTATTGTGCGATCGCGGGCCATTTACTTTGAATAATGAAAGGCAAATCTTGATTCACAACAACATTGATACGATTGTGAGTAAAAATAGCGGTGGCGATGCCACAAAGCCCAAGATTATTGCCGCGCGAGAACTAAGCGTGAAGGTTGTGATGGTAAATCGTCCAGCCATACCGCCAGGGGAGCAGGTTAGTAATGTTGATGCTGCTTTGGCATGGCTATTTGAGCGGTGCTAGTAGGTTATATCGTTCTGGAATTATCCTTGTGGAATAAATAATCACTACTTGTACCAATTTCCGTATAATACACGGGAACCTTCTAGAAGATTGGCGATCGCGCTAACGATTATCCATGAAAAATCTTTTTAAACTCCTAAATTGACGATAAAAATTGTGATGTTTCTATAGGCTCTTTGAGACAATACAGATGAAAGTAATATAGCAACAGTGGTATTTTTGCATTCAAATTGATACCGTAATTTTGTCTAGAGATAGAATTCTATTGTCTCTGCCAACGATAGATTAATTTTTAAAAGGAGTTTGCTGTCATGTCCACAACACCAACTACTCGATTCATTTTAGAGACTTTACTTCCTCATCTGAAAGTAGCAGCAGCCTACGCTAATTTTCTTCAACCAAAAATTGCTGCACTTCCCGCTAAAGGACAAGAAAGCAACTTTTTTAGTGCTGCACTGACTGATGCAGATGTGGCTATTCAAAATCTAGTAGAAGTAGTACTACTGGGGACTTTCCCAGATATTCGCTTTTATGGTGAAGAATATGAAAGTTCTAACAACACCAAGTATTTTCGCGCTACCAACCTCGGTTCAGAAGGTGATTATTTAGTCACACTCGACCCAATTGATGGCACGAAATTTTACATGGATGGACATTCTAATTACCAAATTATTCTCAGTATTCTAAATTCAGATGAGTTTGAAGCAGTAATTGCCATTTCTCCTGCCCAAAACGTTTATTTTTATGCCCTTCGAGGTGGAGGTGCTTTTAAAGGGACACTGGAAATGACCTTAGAAGCTTGTGCCCCATTACAGATAACATCCGCCAAACCTGCAATTTTGTTGGGATGGGGAATGAATGCGATCGCAGATTCACTAAAAGATCGATATAAAGTCATCGATATAGCGACTGATTACTCTAGTGATATAGAAATTCCCAGTCTCAATGGTATTCTCAGTGGCGATTTAAGTGGAGCAGTCATCAAATCGGGTAAATTTCTTGATAGTGCTGCACTGGCTTTTATTGCAAAAGAGGCTGGCTGGATTGTAACTACTCTAGACGGTTCGACTTTACCACCACTGCATACTTGTGAAAACTATAGTATGCCTGGATTGCTCGTAGCTGCCTCAAAATCTGTTCATCAAGACCTGCTGAAAGCGACGCAAAGCTTCAAAAGTGCTGAGTAAGAAATAATAAGTAATTTGACAAAATGAAAGTTTGTATTGTTGGCGCGGGTGCGATTGGTGGATATTTAGGGGCAAAACTGGCATTAGCAGGTGAAACAGTGACGCTAATTGCTCGTGGTTCTCATTTGGAGGCAATTCAAAAAAATGGGCTGAAGTTGCTTATGGCAGACGGTTCTGGTCAAATTGCTACTCCATTTCTGGCAACTAGCGATATTCAAGAAGCAGGGCCACAAGATGTAGTAATTTTAACTGTAAAGGCTCACAGTGTTCCAGCGATTCGCACCTCTTCTCCTGCACTCTACAACCCGGATACGATGGTGGTGACAGCCCAAAATGGCGTTCCTTGGTGGTACTTTCGCAAGTATAGCAGTGAGTATGAAGGTACGCGGATTCAATCTGTTGACCCAAATGGCATTATTGAAGCTAGTATCGGTGCTGACCGTGCCATCGGTTGCGTTGTTTACCCAGCAACTGAGATAATTGAACCAGGTGTGATTAAGCATATTGAAGGCGATCGCTTTACTCTTGGTGAAATCGATGGCAGTAAAACAGAACGCATCCAATTATTGGCACAGACTTTAAAACAAGCAGGATTCAAAGCACCAATCCGCAATCAAATTCGCACGGAAATTTGGATCAAGTTGTGGGGAAATGTGGCATTTAATCCCATCAGTGCTTTAACTGGTGCTACTCTAGAGGATATTTGCCGCTATCCCCTCACCCGTGAACTAGCGCGGCAAATGATGACAGAAACTCAAGCGATCGCGGAAATTTTAGGTATAAAGTTTGGCATTACTTTAGAACAGCGAATTAATGGCGCAGAAAACGTTGGTTCCCATAAAACCTCAATGCTACAAGATATTGAAGCCGGACGCCCTACCGAGATAGACGCTATTGTTGGCGCGGTGGCAGAATTGGGAAAACTCACTCAAATTCCCACACCTTATATTGATACTATTTATGCCAGCGTTAAGCTGCTGGAAGCGACTAAAGTCAGAATTTGACACTTCTGAAGTTTTCATGGGATTAAGCGGAGACTTTACCATGCATTAATTACCACTTGTCAAGTCGATGCAATAGCATAATAAGTCGATGCAATAGCATAACAAGTCAATGCAATGGCATAACAAGTCGATGCAATGGCATAACAAGTCGATGCAATGGCATAACAAGTCGATGCAATGGCATAACAAGTCGATGCAATGGCATTGCAGGACAAGATGTGGAGAAATATTTAGAAGATTTGTGTGTACACCATAGCCATTTAGCGGACATGATATCACAGGTATTATTTGCTCGATTGATGTAACAGTTTAAGGTGCGGAATATTTTATGAAGAAAAAAAAAGGATGGCTATTAACGATACTGGTTGTAGCAGCAGTAGGAATCAGCATCATCACAGGACATAGCAATTCTCTCAAAGCTGCCTCATCTTTAGGTAAAGACACGCTGACGTTGATTACTTCCCCAGATTATCCTCCTTATGAGTTTTATGATACTAAAGGAGGCGATCGCCAAATTGTTGGCTTTGATATAGATATTGCCAAAACCCTTGCTGAAAAACTAGGGTTTAAACTTCAAATAATGGAATCTGATTTTAATGGGTTAATTCCTGCACTCCAAGCAAATCGGGCTGACTTTGTAATGGCTGGGATGACTCCGACTCCAGAACGTCAGAAAAATATTGATTTTTCAATTATTTATTACGAAGCTAAAGATACCATTGTCGCTCCTAAAGGTAGTAACCTGAAACAACCCCAAGACTTATCAGGAAAAAAGCTTGGGGTACAACTAGGAACGATACAAGAACAAAATGCTCAGAAAATTGCTAAAAAAGTTGCAGGTATTCAGCTAAAGCAACTCAACAGAGTGCCGGAAGTCGTTCAAGAAATCAAATCTGGGCGAATTGATGCCGCAATTATTGAGGATACCGTCGCTAAAGGATTTGCCCAAGCTAACCCAGATTTAGAATTTAATGTTATTCCCTCAGAGGAAGCAAGTGGATCGGCGATCGCTTTTCCTAAAGGTTCTTCCTTAGTAGAACCGTTTAACAAAGTCCTTCAACAAATGAAGGACGATGGCACATTAAATAAACTTGTCGCCAAATGGTTTTCACAAAACATTACCACCAATTCTGCATCTTCAACTCCTACCAAAGGTGGATTAAATCTCGATTTCACCAGAATTCTTCCAGACATTCCCTTTATTCTGCGGGGAATCCCTTTAACTTTGTTGTTTACGCTATTATCTGTATCCTTGGGGTTAATCTGGGGAACAATACTATCTCTATTAAAAATTCTCGGCATCAAACCGCTTACTTGGGTTGCTAACGCCTACACCTCTGTTTTTCGAGGCACACCTTTGTTATTACAGTTGGCATTGGTTTACTACGCAACACCGCAGCTTACAGGCTATGATATTTCCGCATTACAGGCTGGGGTGCTAACTTTTACCCTGAATTCTGGCGCTTATATGTCGGAAACCATCAGGGGTGGAATTCAGGCGGTGGATAAAGGGCAAAGTGAAGCGGCGATGTCTATGGGTGTTCCCTATTGGTTGATGATGTGGGATGTGATTTTGCCCCAAGCATTGAAGAACATTCTCCCCGCATTGGTAAATGAAACTATTGGGCTGCTTAAAGATTCCGCGCTAGTGTCAACTATTGGCGTGGTGGAAATATTACGCAGCGCCCAAATTGTTGGTGCAAATAAATATATTTATTTTGAACCACTGCTATTTGCAGGGTTAATCTACTATGTTTTGGTAATGGGTATGACCTTGGGTGCATCTGCTTTAGAAAGGAGGTTACGGGAAAGTGAATAATGTAGTAATTCGCACAGAATTCTTGTGTAAATCCTTTGGCAAACTCGACGTACTCAAAGATATTTCCACTGAGTTTTATCAAGGAGAAGTGGTTGCTATATTAGGCCCTTCTGGTTCAGGTAAGTCTACCTTTTTGCGGTGCATAAACTTGTTAGAACAACCCACCAGAGGCAGAATCTACTTTCACGATCAAGAAATCACCAAGCCTAAAGCAAACATTGCTAGGGTACGCCAGCAGTTGGTGATGGTATTTCAACATTTTAATTTGTTTCCCCACATGAATGTGCTGCAAAATGTCACTTATGCACCGATAAAGGTGAAAGGAATTAACAAACAAAAAGCACAAGAACATGGTTTAGAATTGCTTGCTAAGGTAGGTTTAGAGTCAAAAGTGTCTGTGTACCCATCCAAACTATCTGGGGGACAGAAACAGCGAGTAGCGATCGCGCGGGCATTAGCAATGGAACCAGAGATGATTTTGTTTGATGAACCCACCTCTGCGCTAGATCCAGAAATGGTTAAGGATGTGTTGGAAGTGATGAAAGCTTTAGCATTATCTGGAATGACAATGGCGATCGTGACTCATGAAATGGGGTTTGCCAGAGAAGTTGCCAATCGGATTATGTTTCTCGACCAGGGAATTTTAGCAGAAGATGCTACTCCTGGCGAGTTTTTCCAAAATCCTAAGTGCGATCGCGCCAAGCAGTTCTTGGAAAAAATGCTTTAAAACATCACGAATTCGACGCTTTTTTTGTATTCCTGAAACTTTTCTAAAACGGGGCGATCGTTTTTTATTTAAAATTAGTTTTATAAAATTAATGTTTCGAGCTTTGCCTGTACTTCTTCTATTAAATCCTGTGAAACACTTTCAACAAATTTTGCCTTTCTACTTTTCCAAGAGAATGATTTAATTTGGTCAGCTAACACAACTCCTTTTGTTTGCATTCCTTCAACAAGTGGAACTTCAAAACTAAGTCCTTTTGCCTTGCTGGTTATAGGACACGTTAAAACTAAAGAAGCCCTTCGATTGTATTGAACTGGAGATATAACAAGAGCAGGGCGGTAGCCCCTTTGCTCCCGCCCTTCCTGTTGTAGTTCATTGTTCAATGTCATAGCAATGTCATCAAATGACATTCCTGAGTTGTAAAGGGCAAATGCACGCTGAATCGAATCAACTGTAAACTGCTGTTTTGATCCAAATTCTAATTTGATGATGTCTCCTCTTTTGGGAAAGTATTGATTGACTACCAATGCTCATTCCCCACAGGATTTCCAGTTTCAAATTCTGGATGAAATTTATCAGGAGTCATACCTTCAAGCAATTCATCAAGGGTATACTTTTTTCTTTTTCGTGGTGTAATTATAATATTGTCACCTTGCACACTAAGCTCTATACCTGTTCCTTCAGTTATATGTGCTTGTTCAGCTACCGCTCTTGGAATCCGAATAGCTAAACTATTTCCCCATTTAGCAACAACTGTCGTCATAGCTATCTCCAATATATTTTGTTAGTGATTTACACGCCCGAATTTTAGATTTTTGGAGTGAAACACTTTTAAAACCTTGTCTTATGTATATACTTTGAAGATACAGGTTTTATTAGCGGGTGTCAACACCCCCCGTTAAGAGGGAATATATAAAGAAAATTTAAAGGTGGCAAATAGCGATCGCCTGAAAACAGGATAATGCAGCTGAACTATCCAATCCTAGAATTATGGCATCTAGACCTAAGATCCTCGCCTTTGCAGGCAGCACTCGGATTGAGTCTTACAACAAAAAATTGGTAAAAATCGCGGCGGCTGGCGCTCAGGCAGCAGGCGCAGAAGTGACTTATATAGACCTCCGCGATTTGCCCCTACCTTTGTATGATGAAGATTTGGAAGCTCAAGAAGGAATACCAGCCAATGCCCGCACTTTTAAAGACTTGCTAATTTCTCATCAAGGATTGCTGGTTGCTTCGCCAGAATATAACAGTTCACTCACACCAGTTTTGAAGAACGCCATTGACTGGGCATCCCGTCCAGCCCCAAATGAAGCGCCGTTAGCTGCTTTTGCAGGTAAGGTTGCTACTATTATGAGCGCTTCTCCAGGCGCTCTTGGTGGTTTGCGGGGTTTGGTTCACCTGCGCTCTATTTTGGGAAACATCAAAGTTTTGGTACTTCCCGATCAAATAGCAGTAAGCAAAGCTTATGAAGCCTTTAATCCTGATGGCACGTTAGTAGATCCGAAACAGCAAGAATCTATTGAAAAGTTAGGCGAGGGCTTAACAAAAATATTGCTGAAGCTAAATTAAACTCTTCAGGTGTTCAGTAAATATAGCGGTTCCCATTCAGATGAAGTACAACATTATATCGCAAGGTGTAGGGGCACGGCAGTGCCGTGCCCCTACGAGTGTATCTTACTAGGCCGGGAAACGCTATAACGAACACCTATCATTAATACAAAGATATAGCGGGTTTTTCGTGGTTTATACCATTTTTCTCAGGCTGTTATCCGTGGTGATACATCTGAGGCTGTTCCTTATCTTGTAGAACGTCAAAAGCTGTTTGGATTAGTCAAAACCAGGCGTAAGCGTCATCGAGAGATAGACGCTTACACTCAACAAATTTGAGCTTTATCTTCTTAAGTTGACACCAATGAACATTGTTGTGCCCCTACCAAGGTATTTGTATCACTATTAAAGTGAAATGGTATAAGCTAAAAATTTATCCTATTTAAGTTCTTAGCAGACAAAATTTAATCTGCTATAAGTAGTTTTATCATGTCTTTATCTAATCTTTAATTTATCAATTAGTAATTCTAGGTAAGATGTATTGAGTAATATGCAGTTTCATCTTCGGGAGACATATAAATAAAAACCTTTAGTAACTAAATTAAAAATACAATATTTGTGTGCATTAACTAGTAATGTATTAAGTTTAAATTTATTGTAAGTAAAATCGTGTTAAAGACTGAATTACTTATTTTATTTTATTAACTACTACAGTGCCGATTAAAAAATCAAAAGCTAACTTAATAAAGGACTGAAAATAGAAGTAAAATAACGAATATAAAATATTTATTGAAAATAGCTTTTGGTTTGATCATTTTTATCTTAGAGGTTGTTTAAAAAGTAGTTAGCTGTGATTTTAGCTACTTGTTTATCCCCCCTAACCCCCCTTGATAAGGGGGACTAGAATTAAAGTCCCCCTTATCAAGGGGGATTTAGGGCGATCTCAAAC encodes the following:
- a CDS encoding cobalt-precorrin-6A reductase, with the translated sequence MRVLILGGTGDAAELAAIATSQGLEVITSLAGRTREPSIPLGDLRVGGFGGVAGLASYLRVMQIDLLIDATHPFANQISFNAADAAAEVGVPRLMLIRPPWEKVSGDRWIEVDSVEAAAASLQNQAQRVFLTVGRQELAAFAHLDKIWFLMRMIDPPGNDALLPPGMVLCDRGPFTLNNERQILIHNNIDTIVSKNSGGDATKPKIIAARELSVKVVMVNRPAIPPGEQVSNVDAALAWLFERC
- a CDS encoding AbrB/MazE/SpoVT family DNA-binding domain-containing protein, with protein sequence MTTVVAKWGNSLAIRIPRAVAEQAHITEGTGIELSVQGDNIIITPRKRKKYTLDELLEGMTPDKFHPEFETGNPVGNEHW
- a CDS encoding 2-dehydropantoate 2-reductase codes for the protein MKVCIVGAGAIGGYLGAKLALAGETVTLIARGSHLEAIQKNGLKLLMADGSGQIATPFLATSDIQEAGPQDVVILTVKAHSVPAIRTSSPALYNPDTMVVTAQNGVPWWYFRKYSSEYEGTRIQSVDPNGIIEASIGADRAIGCVVYPATEIIEPGVIKHIEGDRFTLGEIDGSKTERIQLLAQTLKQAGFKAPIRNQIRTEIWIKLWGNVAFNPISALTGATLEDICRYPLTRELARQMMTETQAIAEILGIKFGITLEQRINGAENVGSHKTSMLQDIEAGRPTEIDAIVGAVAELGKLTQIPTPYIDTIYASVKLLEATKVRI
- a CDS encoding NADPH-dependent FMN reductase, with translation MASRPKILAFAGSTRIESYNKKLVKIAAAGAQAAGAEVTYIDLRDLPLPLYDEDLEAQEGIPANARTFKDLLISHQGLLVASPEYNSSLTPVLKNAIDWASRPAPNEAPLAAFAGKVATIMSASPGALGGLRGLVHLRSILGNIKVLVLPDQIAVSKAYEAFNPDGTLVDPKQQESIEKLGEGLTKILLKLN
- a CDS encoding amino acid ABC transporter ATP-binding protein, coding for MNNVVIRTEFLCKSFGKLDVLKDISTEFYQGEVVAILGPSGSGKSTFLRCINLLEQPTRGRIYFHDQEITKPKANIARVRQQLVMVFQHFNLFPHMNVLQNVTYAPIKVKGINKQKAQEHGLELLAKVGLESKVSVYPSKLSGGQKQRVAIARALAMEPEMILFDEPTSALDPEMVKDVLEVMKALALSGMTMAIVTHEMGFAREVANRIMFLDQGILAEDATPGEFFQNPKCDRAKQFLEKML
- the avd gene encoding diversity-generating retroelement protein Avd, giving the protein MSDLPIIQKTYDLIKWYVPILNRLPRDHKFLLGNRIITELYNLLDVLIIARYAKEKLAHLELLNSKLDILRYQTRLLLEFNLIQTERYEYAQKLLNEIGTDLGGWIKQQKIKPGISN
- a CDS encoding type II toxin-antitoxin system PemK/MazF family toxin: MVVNQYFPKRGDIIKLEFGSKQQFTVDSIQRAFALYNSGMSFDDIAMTLNNELQQEGREQRGYRPALVISPVQYNRRASLVLTCPITSKAKGLSFEVPLVEGMQTKGVVLADQIKSFSWKSRKAKFVESVSQDLIEEVQAKLETLIL
- a CDS encoding inositol monophosphatase family protein translates to MSTTPTTRFILETLLPHLKVAAAYANFLQPKIAALPAKGQESNFFSAALTDADVAIQNLVEVVLLGTFPDIRFYGEEYESSNNTKYFRATNLGSEGDYLVTLDPIDGTKFYMDGHSNYQIILSILNSDEFEAVIAISPAQNVYFYALRGGGAFKGTLEMTLEACAPLQITSAKPAILLGWGMNAIADSLKDRYKVIDIATDYSSDIEIPSLNGILSGDLSGAVIKSGKFLDSAALAFIAKEAGWIVTTLDGSTLPPLHTCENYSMPGLLVAASKSVHQDLLKATQSFKSAE
- a CDS encoding ABC transporter permease subunit (The N-terminal region of this protein, as described by TIGR01726, is a three transmembrane segment that identifies a subfamily of ABC transporter permease subunits, which specificities that include histidine, arginine, glutamine, glutamate, L-cystine (sic), the opines (in Agrobacterium) octopine and nopaline, etc.) gives rise to the protein MKKKKGWLLTILVVAAVGISIITGHSNSLKAASSLGKDTLTLITSPDYPPYEFYDTKGGDRQIVGFDIDIAKTLAEKLGFKLQIMESDFNGLIPALQANRADFVMAGMTPTPERQKNIDFSIIYYEAKDTIVAPKGSNLKQPQDLSGKKLGVQLGTIQEQNAQKIAKKVAGIQLKQLNRVPEVVQEIKSGRIDAAIIEDTVAKGFAQANPDLEFNVIPSEEASGSAIAFPKGSSLVEPFNKVLQQMKDDGTLNKLVAKWFSQNITTNSASSTPTKGGLNLDFTRILPDIPFILRGIPLTLLFTLLSVSLGLIWGTILSLLKILGIKPLTWVANAYTSVFRGTPLLLQLALVYYATPQLTGYDISALQAGVLTFTLNSGAYMSETIRGGIQAVDKGQSEAAMSMGVPYWLMMWDVILPQALKNILPALVNETIGLLKDSALVSTIGVVEILRSAQIVGANKYIYFEPLLFAGLIYYVLVMGMTLGASALERRLRESE
- a CDS encoding DUF1636 family protein gives rise to the protein MTTTVNISPTSPLGVAEHTLFVCKTCASTWQDGKRLGESGGQKLLHQLQQLAQDWDLRDQFPIQEVECMSACNRSCVVAFSAKGKLTYLFGDLAVDDSASAVLECASQYYAKADGLLPWSERPEALKKGILAKIPSLS